In Alosa sapidissima isolate fAloSap1 chromosome 4, fAloSap1.pri, whole genome shotgun sequence, the following are encoded in one genomic region:
- the vhl gene encoding von Hippel-Lindau disease tumor suppressor produces MPQEAEPPLPLVRSLPSGIPCHVVFCNRSDRVVRPVWINFRGEPQTYNPIQPKTGQRMTTFVGHPWMFRDAESDDPMRVNEKELYLPRAQNTMSQMSLVNITLPVFTLRERCLQVVRKYVSAEDFPQLEIAKTLQEDLADKPSLQRDLQCIAQRVEQRLLQERQQEQT; encoded by the exons ATGCCTCAAGAAGCAgagccccctcttcctctcgtgCGCTCCCTACCCAGTGGAATCCCGTGCCATGTCGTTTTCTGTAACCGAAGTGATCGAGTTGTTCGCCCTGTGTGGATAAACTTCCGCGGAGAGCCTCAGACTTACAACCCAATTCAACCCAAGACGGGACAGAGAATGACTACATTTGTCG GCCATCCTTGGATGTTCCGTGATGCTGAATCAGATGATCCCATGCGTGTGAATGAGAAGGAGCTGTACCTCCCCCGAGCCCAGAACACCATGTCACAGATGTCACTGGTCAACATCACTCTACCAG tGTTTACCCTGCGGGAGCGCTGTCTGCAGGTGGTGAGGAAGTATGTCTCTGCAGAGGACTTTCCTCAGCTGGAGATTGCCAAGACTCTTCAGGAGGACCTGGCAGACAAGCCAAGCCTCCAAAGAGACCTTCAGTGCATTGCACAGCGTGTGGAGCAGAGGTTACTGCAGGAGAGGCAACAAGAgcagacatga
- the tatdn2 gene encoding putative deoxyribonuclease TATDN2 isoform X2, producing MSMMNPSKKKGKLLKFGWLRTAGGASPRKMKKSNGGTPQPTQWGEEDKDSTEAPDSLGKVANLRLTSPTGEPLSAQTVQSQSSLEVATQSTESTPKGHRHFNRARKLFHKLQKGKGSSEVESKETGPAQAEGSEINAINTPRRRKKRKASTLRKHSSPASPDMPSLELDPSATAFGGHHSAHKPAESLSRDPGPASLVFIETEEVEVKPGNRKKAEIRGGCDSPDWSDADDQVEIRALSQDEGSEPRHARRETETMTTKKEPNFSDRESTYHDHSFITPTSFSMYHSTVTPKHTWFRDDESPSTISPNQSWIGDSGSSSTISPNQYWIGNSGSSSTISPNQSWYGNSSTSSRVSPSQSLLGSNGSPVSIGSTHLSPSVMPWWSYWEQHPNICAPFSPDPFSLRSATPSPQSSQVKSSSHSSLSDVLGNSQAPAWQVSPTCSSDPAQMRMTEPLGFIDSHCHLDMLYGKLGFRGTFQNFRSRYSSSFPADFRGCVANFCNPRLTELEGLWEGLLGEELVWGAFGCHPHFAKDYCARHEQIVLRAMRHPKAIAFGEIGLDYSHKNNTQYSKQKEVFERQLRLAVSMGKPLVIHCRDADDHLMKIMKKCVPPDYKIHRHCFTNKFSVIEPFLTEFPNLCVGFTGLVTYTRAAEVRDSVRRIPLDRILMETDAPYFLPRQVSKSVCSFAHPGMGKHILQEISMLKGQPLSTVLQTVRQNTVKIYGM from the exons ATG aGCATGATGAACCCAAGTAAGAAGAAAGGGAAACTTCTGAAGTTTGGTTGGCTTCGCACAGCTGGTGGTGCCTCCCCTCGTAAAATGAAGAAAAGTAATGGGGGCACTCCCCAGCCTACCCAGTGGGGAGAAGAGGACAAAGACAGCACAGAGGCGCCAGACAGTCTGGGGAAAGTCGCCAACTTAAGGCTGACCAGCCCAACAGGAGAGCCCCTCAGTGCTCAAACAGTTCAATCTCAAAGTAGTCTTGAAGTGGCCACACAATCTACTGAGAGCACCCCGAAAGGCCATCGGCATTTCAACAGGGCCAGGAAACTGTTTCATAAGCTTCAGAAAGGCAAAGGTTCCTCTGAG GTGGAGTCAAAAGAGACTGGCCCAGCCCAAGCCGAAGGGTCAGAAATCAACGCAATCAACACTCCCAGAAGAAGGAAGAAGAGGAAAGCATCTACTCTCAGGAAGCACTCATCACCAGCTTCGCCAGATATGCCTAGTCTGGAGCTGGACCCCAGTGCAACAGCCTTTGGGGGTCACCATTCAGCCCACAAGCCAGCAGAGTCTCTCAGCCGCGACCCAGGGCCCGCCTCACTGGTGTTTATTGAGACAGAGGAAGTAGAGGTCAAACCAGGAAACCGTAAAAag GCTGAGATCCGTGGTGGTTGCGACTCCCCTGACTGGTCAGATGCGGACGACCAGGTTGAGATTCGGGCTCTGTCGCAGGATGAGGGTTCTGAGCCACGGCATGCGAGAAGAGAGACTGAGACAATGACGACAAAGAAAGAACCAAACTTTAGTGACAGAGAATCTACCTACCATGATCACAGCTTCATCACACCAACAAGTTTTTCAATGTATCATTCAACAGTGACACCCAAGCATACCTGGTTTAGAGATGATGAAAGCCCTTCAACAATATCACCTAACCAGTCCTGGATTGGAGACAGTGGAAGCTCTTCAACAATATCACCCAACCAATATTGGATCGGAAACAGTGGAAGCTCTTCAACAATATCACCGAACCAATCATGGTATGGGAACAGTAGTACCTCTTCGAGAGTGTCACCCAGTCAGTCCTTGCTAGGGAGCAACGGCAGTCCTGTCAGCATTGGCTCCACTCACCTTAGCCCCTCTGTGATGCCATGGTGGAGCTACTGGGAGCAGCATCCCAATATCTGCGCGCCTTTCTCCCCAGATCCATTTTCTCTTCGCTCTGCCACCCCTTCGCCACAGTCATCTCAAGTCAAATCGTCCAGTCACTCCTCTTTAAGTGACGTCCTTGGCAACAGTCAGGCACCTGCATGGCAGGTGTCCCCTACCTGTTCAAGTGACCCTGCCCAGATGAGGATGACGGAGCCTCTGGGTTTCATTGATAGCCACTGCCACCTGGACATGCTGTATGGTAAGCTGGGCTTCCGTGGAACTTTCCAGAACTTCCGGAGTCGGTACAGCAGTAGCTTCCCGGCGGATTTCCGCGGCTGTGTGGCAAACTTCTGTAACCCGCGCCTGACAGAGCTGGAGGGTCTGTGGGAAGGGCTTTTGGGCGAGGAGCTGGTGTGGGGCGCGTTTGGATGCCACCCCCACTTCGCCAAGGACTACTGTGCCAGGCACGAGCAGATCGTCCTGAGAGCTATGCGCCACCCTAAGGCAATAGCTTTCGGAGAGATCGGCCTGGACTATTctcacaaaaacaacacacagtaTAGCAAGCAGAAAGAG gtGTTTGAGAGGCAACTTCGGTTAGCTGTTTCCATGGGCAAGCCTCTGGTGATTCACTGTAGAGATGCAGATGACCATCTTATGAAGATCATGAAAAAGTGTGTCCCTCCAGACTACAAAATACACAG gcaCTGCTTCACTAACAAATTCTCTGTGATTGAGCCATTTCTAACGGAGTTCCCAAACCTGTGCGTTGGCTTTACGGGACTGGTAACGTATACAAGGGCTGCGGAGGTTAGGGACTCCGTAAGGAGAATACCTCTGGATCGCATTCTGATGGAGACGGATGCTCCTTACTTCTTGCCAcgacag GtgagcaagagtgtgtgtagCTTTGCCCACCCTGGGATGGGTAAACACATCTTGCAAGAGATCAGCATGTTGAAGGGGCAGCCACTCTCCACTGTCTTGCAAACAGTTCGTCAAAACACCGTAAAAATCTATGGTATGTAA
- the tatdn2 gene encoding putative deoxyribonuclease TATDN2 isoform X1 → MECLISTIVRYKTYPKSMMNPSKKKGKLLKFGWLRTAGGASPRKMKKSNGGTPQPTQWGEEDKDSTEAPDSLGKVANLRLTSPTGEPLSAQTVQSQSSLEVATQSTESTPKGHRHFNRARKLFHKLQKGKGSSEVESKETGPAQAEGSEINAINTPRRRKKRKASTLRKHSSPASPDMPSLELDPSATAFGGHHSAHKPAESLSRDPGPASLVFIETEEVEVKPGNRKKAEIRGGCDSPDWSDADDQVEIRALSQDEGSEPRHARRETETMTTKKEPNFSDRESTYHDHSFITPTSFSMYHSTVTPKHTWFRDDESPSTISPNQSWIGDSGSSSTISPNQYWIGNSGSSSTISPNQSWYGNSSTSSRVSPSQSLLGSNGSPVSIGSTHLSPSVMPWWSYWEQHPNICAPFSPDPFSLRSATPSPQSSQVKSSSHSSLSDVLGNSQAPAWQVSPTCSSDPAQMRMTEPLGFIDSHCHLDMLYGKLGFRGTFQNFRSRYSSSFPADFRGCVANFCNPRLTELEGLWEGLLGEELVWGAFGCHPHFAKDYCARHEQIVLRAMRHPKAIAFGEIGLDYSHKNNTQYSKQKEVFERQLRLAVSMGKPLVIHCRDADDHLMKIMKKCVPPDYKIHRHCFTNKFSVIEPFLTEFPNLCVGFTGLVTYTRAAEVRDSVRRIPLDRILMETDAPYFLPRQVSKSVCSFAHPGMGKHILQEISMLKGQPLSTVLQTVRQNTVKIYGM, encoded by the exons ATGGAGTGTTTAATTAGTACTATCGTTAGATACAAAACATATCCAAAG aGCATGATGAACCCAAGTAAGAAGAAAGGGAAACTTCTGAAGTTTGGTTGGCTTCGCACAGCTGGTGGTGCCTCCCCTCGTAAAATGAAGAAAAGTAATGGGGGCACTCCCCAGCCTACCCAGTGGGGAGAAGAGGACAAAGACAGCACAGAGGCGCCAGACAGTCTGGGGAAAGTCGCCAACTTAAGGCTGACCAGCCCAACAGGAGAGCCCCTCAGTGCTCAAACAGTTCAATCTCAAAGTAGTCTTGAAGTGGCCACACAATCTACTGAGAGCACCCCGAAAGGCCATCGGCATTTCAACAGGGCCAGGAAACTGTTTCATAAGCTTCAGAAAGGCAAAGGTTCCTCTGAG GTGGAGTCAAAAGAGACTGGCCCAGCCCAAGCCGAAGGGTCAGAAATCAACGCAATCAACACTCCCAGAAGAAGGAAGAAGAGGAAAGCATCTACTCTCAGGAAGCACTCATCACCAGCTTCGCCAGATATGCCTAGTCTGGAGCTGGACCCCAGTGCAACAGCCTTTGGGGGTCACCATTCAGCCCACAAGCCAGCAGAGTCTCTCAGCCGCGACCCAGGGCCCGCCTCACTGGTGTTTATTGAGACAGAGGAAGTAGAGGTCAAACCAGGAAACCGTAAAAag GCTGAGATCCGTGGTGGTTGCGACTCCCCTGACTGGTCAGATGCGGACGACCAGGTTGAGATTCGGGCTCTGTCGCAGGATGAGGGTTCTGAGCCACGGCATGCGAGAAGAGAGACTGAGACAATGACGACAAAGAAAGAACCAAACTTTAGTGACAGAGAATCTACCTACCATGATCACAGCTTCATCACACCAACAAGTTTTTCAATGTATCATTCAACAGTGACACCCAAGCATACCTGGTTTAGAGATGATGAAAGCCCTTCAACAATATCACCTAACCAGTCCTGGATTGGAGACAGTGGAAGCTCTTCAACAATATCACCCAACCAATATTGGATCGGAAACAGTGGAAGCTCTTCAACAATATCACCGAACCAATCATGGTATGGGAACAGTAGTACCTCTTCGAGAGTGTCACCCAGTCAGTCCTTGCTAGGGAGCAACGGCAGTCCTGTCAGCATTGGCTCCACTCACCTTAGCCCCTCTGTGATGCCATGGTGGAGCTACTGGGAGCAGCATCCCAATATCTGCGCGCCTTTCTCCCCAGATCCATTTTCTCTTCGCTCTGCCACCCCTTCGCCACAGTCATCTCAAGTCAAATCGTCCAGTCACTCCTCTTTAAGTGACGTCCTTGGCAACAGTCAGGCACCTGCATGGCAGGTGTCCCCTACCTGTTCAAGTGACCCTGCCCAGATGAGGATGACGGAGCCTCTGGGTTTCATTGATAGCCACTGCCACCTGGACATGCTGTATGGTAAGCTGGGCTTCCGTGGAACTTTCCAGAACTTCCGGAGTCGGTACAGCAGTAGCTTCCCGGCGGATTTCCGCGGCTGTGTGGCAAACTTCTGTAACCCGCGCCTGACAGAGCTGGAGGGTCTGTGGGAAGGGCTTTTGGGCGAGGAGCTGGTGTGGGGCGCGTTTGGATGCCACCCCCACTTCGCCAAGGACTACTGTGCCAGGCACGAGCAGATCGTCCTGAGAGCTATGCGCCACCCTAAGGCAATAGCTTTCGGAGAGATCGGCCTGGACTATTctcacaaaaacaacacacagtaTAGCAAGCAGAAAGAG gtGTTTGAGAGGCAACTTCGGTTAGCTGTTTCCATGGGCAAGCCTCTGGTGATTCACTGTAGAGATGCAGATGACCATCTTATGAAGATCATGAAAAAGTGTGTCCCTCCAGACTACAAAATACACAG gcaCTGCTTCACTAACAAATTCTCTGTGATTGAGCCATTTCTAACGGAGTTCCCAAACCTGTGCGTTGGCTTTACGGGACTGGTAACGTATACAAGGGCTGCGGAGGTTAGGGACTCCGTAAGGAGAATACCTCTGGATCGCATTCTGATGGAGACGGATGCTCCTTACTTCTTGCCAcgacag GtgagcaagagtgtgtgtagCTTTGCCCACCCTGGGATGGGTAAACACATCTTGCAAGAGATCAGCATGTTGAAGGGGCAGCCACTCTCCACTGTCTTGCAAACAGTTCGTCAAAACACCGTAAAAATCTATGGTATGTAA
- the ghrl gene encoding ghrelin/obestatin prepropeptide — protein MFLMGSRASRMIMLVCTLALLMETVRGGSSFLSPAQKPPGKGDRKPPRLGRHVAVQPDTPQEDGHTLVSSPFQLGLTLTEAEFAEHGSALQRILDSILGDTAN, from the exons ATGTTTCTGATGGGCAGCCGTGCCAGTCGCATGATCATGCTCGTATGTACTCTGGCGCTGTTGATGGAGACGGTCAGAGGTGGCTCCAGCTTCCTCAGTCCTGCCCAGAAACCTCCG gGGAAAGGAGACAGAAAGCCACCTCGACTTGGACGCCATGTTGCAGTTCAACCAGACACTCCACAAGAGGATGGCCACACTCTG GTCAGTTCTCCTTTTCAACTGGGCCTGACTCTGACTGAGGCCGAGTTTGCAGAACACGGCTCTGCCTTACAGAGAATCCTTGACAGCATCCTGGGAGACACAGCAA ACTGA
- the LOC121707636 gene encoding THAP domain-containing protein 11-like, whose translation MVRCFAPCCNHYSDGGIRHHCKFYRFPTDDTTRRRWARVVGRSGRQPSITSRICSCHFPEGKERGPTLFKNKDGTICIDHKIPKYRPVKKPVCAVEQPTTQNVLPVESVRSVKMACQNGKMCNGEAVIMNYIPPVESVHIVSPVLTKICPSVGTQTYSQVNILLETELKDVKEELRVLKLKLANVKSQYTPSRLSDEVVKMETGLPDRDCFNKIVECATSLEGTVSYFAGWKVKCLSVADQVFLTLMKLRHSYKDFHLAALFSCSQAVIKNVVNTWTDIMQALLQDDYTATPKGSKAQKKQNIPLVTNPNSLVINLNLQDTNLNPLKTNPNSLDTNPNPLDTNPDPLDTSLQIESTSDHIFVFPSHPMLFY comes from the exons ATGGTTCGCTGTTTTGCACCCTGTTGTAATCATTATTCTGATGGTGGTATACGTCACCATTGTAAATTTTACAGGTTTCCCACAGACGACACAACGAGGCGTAGATGGGCCCGTGTCGTAGG ACGCAGTGGTCGACAGCCTTCTATCACCTCCAGAATTTGCAGTTGTCATTTCCCAGAAGGGAAAGAAAGGGGTCCTACTCTTTTCAAGAACAAAGATGGGACCATTTGCATTGACCATAAAATACCCAAATACCGTCCTGTTAAGAAGCCTGTTTGTGCTGTAGAACAACCAACTACTCAAAATGTTCTTCCTGTAGAATCAGTGCGTTCTGTGAAAATGGCATGTCAAAATGGCAAAATGTGTAATGGCGAGGCAGTCATAATGAATTATATCCCTCCCGTCGAGTCCGTTCATATTGTATCACCAGTCTTAACCAAGATTTGTCCCAGTGTTGGCACTCAAACATATAGTCAAGTCAATATTCTTCTGGAAACGGAGCTGAAAGATGTCAAGGAAGAGCTGAGAGTTCTAAAGCTGAAGCTGGCCAATGTTAAGAGCCAGTACACTCCCTCTCGACTGAGTGACGAGGTGGTTAAGATGGAGACAGGCCTTCCAGATAGAGACTGTTTTAATAAAATTGTTGAATGTGCCACTAGCTTGGAGGGCACCGTCAGCTACTTCGCTGGTTGGAAAGTTAAATGCCTTAGCGTTGCAGATCAGGTGTTTCTTACTTTGATGAAGTTAAGGCACAGTTATAAAgac TTCCACCTTGCAGCACTATTCAGTTGTAGCCAAGCAGTCATCAAAAATGTAGTCAACACATGGACGGACATTATGCAGGCGCTACTTCAGGACGACTACACAGCTACACCGAAAGGCTCAAAAGCTCAGAAGAAACAGAATATACCACTTGTCACAAATCCGAATTCACTGGTCATAAATCTGAATCTACAGGACACAAATCTGAATCCACTGAAGACTAATCCAAATTCACTGGACACAAATCCGAATCCACTGGACACAAATCCGGATCCACTGGACACAAGCTTACAAATAGAATCAACAAGTGATCACATTTTTGTcttcccatcccatcccatgctgttttactaa